From a region of the Tateyamaria omphalii genome:
- a CDS encoding response regulator, with product MNQKNILILEDEAIIAMDMEMMLEDSGFSVLGPCSSVEAAREAMASRRPDVAILDVNLGRGKTSFAFAEEIHALGVPFVFLSGYSENSVQAPEVLKSALRLAKPVQETDLLSAVNQLMSGLR from the coding sequence ATGAACCAAAAAAACATTCTGATCCTCGAGGACGAGGCGATCATCGCGATGGACATGGAGATGATGCTGGAAGACAGCGGATTTTCCGTTCTGGGGCCGTGCAGTTCCGTTGAAGCGGCACGAGAGGCCATGGCGTCGCGGCGCCCCGACGTTGCGATCCTGGATGTCAACCTGGGCCGCGGGAAAACAAGCTTTGCCTTTGCCGAGGAAATCCACGCGTTGGGCGTGCCGTTTGTATTTCTGTCGGGATATTCGGAAAACAGTGTCCAAGCCCCCGAAGTGCTAAAAAGCGCATTGCGTTTGGCAAAGCCCGTGCAGGAAACCGACCTTTTGTCGGCGGTGAACCAATTGATGTCCGGACTTAGGTGA
- a CDS encoding chemotaxis protein CheB, with protein MTQIDAPQAETPIIGIGASAGGLEALKGVVAHIPANLGACFVIVQHLSADQDSILDQLLQPVCPVPVTQIKDGEFPRPNHVYMVPPGSTLQLSDGHFKLTKRSQDRGAFRPIDMFFRSLADTMGRDAYCVVLSGTGTDGSEGVRAIKSAGGFALVQESTGARFPGMPDSAVATGLVDFVLPARQIPARLHEIITHRRQLMDDTAQADLRSSVEAHLPQITARLADVAGNDFSRYKPGTLVRRIERRMALLRVQSVERFIDVLTQDDMQAELLAQEFLIGVTKFFRDPETWSALRAQVVRPLLARDQTHIRVWVPGCSTGEEAYSIAMLFLEEIEAQGAQHSLQVFGTDIDTAALFNARHGVFAPASMEALSDAQRERFFAIENGQYRALPVLRDCCVFAPHNLIQDPPFSRLDLISCRNLMIYLSAELQARVVPRLHFALREGGHLLLGPSEGVGDEDNLFLEVDRTHRIFAKNAEAVTKYSALSDPKPRARAAQPRPTQGDVAALPAAHTDAARQTIAEREYLSRFAAPYALITGSGDIVFLSEGMTAFVAPKSGVPSSNIDAYLRPELRLPVRNALKQARARRGIIEVQDVMLDDDGVTSFVDVHLGVTRQDDTLFLVRLNRVRSLAQEAVSDAVARRETTDQDMLEAENFSLRRQLTDVLQEHEASSQELKNTNEELLSMNEELQSSNEELETSREELQSINEELETVNAELQENNRLLTRVNSDLKNLFESTDVAVLFLDRNFCVRNFTPTTTRLFGIRRRDIGRPISDLSSKMDYPGLAEDAAKVDDTLQPIEREIGIDASGETYLLRIRPYRTTENLIDGYVLSFFDITSRKQYEDTLQRNQQEFTRQYAELENLYDTTPVGLALVDTEYRWMRINESLAAINGYPVDAHIGKSQRELLPEIADGIEAAFQKVIDTREPVLGVEVTGETKAEPGVTRHWIADYYPVSADETVFAVGACVREVTDQKRLQAELEESRARLQRLFDASPVYVAITEGPNHVFTYSNPPHDAIYGHRPLIGKPVLDAIPELEGQGVIERFDQVYDTGETLKIPEFKAVFDRHGNGDHDEGWFVQTLEPIRDGNGDVSGVASFTFEISDAIEARDAAKASDAQKTLLLGELEHRVKNTLATISAISKLLLKGTDTAADYQKRLSQRLQAIGRTHNLLTGVDWTGASLDQLVAAELAPYASDGPAPVFERRGPDVALDSSEALPLGMALHELTTNAAKYGALSVPNGTVVIASCIDAMEDGQERVTLTWQEENGPKIKKAPDRSGFGSLILDKVLARDLSADVNSDFAPDGLIFEVSFVREVPA; from the coding sequence ATGACACAGATCGACGCCCCCCAGGCCGAAACGCCCATCATCGGCATCGGCGCGTCCGCGGGCGGGCTGGAGGCCCTTAAAGGCGTCGTTGCGCACATTCCTGCAAATCTGGGCGCGTGTTTTGTCATCGTGCAGCACCTGTCGGCGGATCAGGACTCTATCCTGGACCAGTTGCTGCAGCCGGTGTGCCCCGTGCCTGTCACCCAGATCAAGGATGGAGAATTTCCGCGACCCAACCATGTCTACATGGTGCCGCCGGGTTCAACGCTGCAATTGTCGGACGGTCACTTCAAATTGACGAAGCGGTCGCAGGACCGCGGCGCGTTCCGGCCCATCGACATGTTCTTTCGGTCGCTGGCGGACACCATGGGGCGGGATGCGTATTGCGTGGTTCTGTCGGGCACCGGTACGGATGGATCCGAGGGGGTGCGCGCGATAAAGTCGGCCGGGGGGTTTGCGCTGGTGCAGGAAAGCACCGGCGCACGGTTTCCGGGCATGCCGGACAGTGCCGTGGCGACCGGACTGGTGGATTTCGTGCTGCCCGCGCGCCAGATACCCGCGCGTCTACACGAGATTATCACCCATCGCCGCCAGCTGATGGACGACACCGCGCAGGCCGACCTGCGCAGCTCTGTCGAGGCGCACCTGCCCCAGATCACCGCGCGCCTGGCGGATGTGGCAGGCAATGACTTTTCCCGATACAAGCCCGGCACGCTGGTGCGCCGGATCGAACGGCGCATGGCGCTTTTGCGGGTTCAGTCGGTCGAGCGGTTCATTGATGTGCTGACTCAGGACGACATGCAGGCCGAATTGCTGGCGCAGGAATTCCTGATCGGCGTGACGAAATTCTTCCGTGATCCCGAAACGTGGTCCGCGCTGCGCGCGCAGGTCGTGCGTCCGCTGCTGGCCCGTGACCAGACCCATATTCGCGTTTGGGTTCCGGGATGTTCCACGGGCGAAGAAGCCTACTCCATCGCGATGCTGTTCCTTGAAGAGATAGAGGCGCAGGGCGCGCAACACTCGCTGCAGGTGTTCGGGACCGATATCGACACCGCAGCGCTGTTCAATGCGCGCCATGGCGTGTTTGCGCCTGCGTCGATGGAGGCGTTGAGCGACGCGCAGCGCGAACGGTTCTTCGCCATCGAGAACGGGCAGTACCGGGCCCTGCCGGTCCTGCGCGATTGCTGCGTGTTTGCACCCCACAACCTGATACAGGATCCTCCATTTTCCCGGCTGGACCTGATTTCCTGTCGCAATCTGATGATCTACCTGTCCGCCGAATTGCAGGCGCGCGTTGTGCCGCGCCTGCATTTTGCATTGCGCGAGGGGGGGCATCTGCTGCTCGGGCCGTCCGAAGGCGTCGGTGATGAGGACAACCTGTTCCTTGAGGTCGACCGCACCCACAGGATCTTTGCCAAGAACGCCGAGGCGGTCACCAAATACTCCGCGCTGAGTGATCCCAAGCCCCGGGCGCGGGCCGCACAGCCGCGCCCGACCCAAGGCGATGTCGCGGCCCTGCCCGCTGCGCATACGGATGCGGCACGCCAGACAATCGCGGAGCGTGAATATCTGAGCCGGTTCGCGGCCCCCTATGCCCTGATCACGGGCAGCGGTGACATCGTCTTTCTGTCCGAAGGCATGACCGCGTTTGTCGCGCCCAAATCGGGGGTGCCGTCCAGCAATATCGACGCCTATCTGCGCCCCGAACTGCGCCTGCCCGTGCGCAACGCGTTAAAGCAAGCCCGCGCGCGCCGCGGCATCATAGAGGTGCAGGACGTGATGCTGGACGACGATGGGGTGACGTCGTTTGTCGATGTGCATCTGGGCGTGACGCGGCAGGACGACACGCTGTTTCTGGTCCGGCTGAACCGTGTGCGCAGCCTCGCCCAGGAGGCGGTCAGCGACGCCGTCGCCAGGCGCGAGACCACGGATCAGGACATGCTGGAGGCCGAGAATTTCAGCCTGCGCCGCCAGTTGACGGACGTTTTGCAGGAACATGAGGCATCCAGCCAGGAGCTGAAGAACACCAACGAGGAATTGCTGTCGATGAACGAGGAGCTGCAAAGCTCGAACGAGGAGCTTGAAACCTCGCGCGAGGAATTGCAGTCGATCAACGAAGAACTGGAAACCGTCAATGCCGAGTTGCAGGAAAACAACCGCCTGCTGACGCGCGTCAACAGCGACCTGAAAAACCTGTTCGAAAGCACGGACGTCGCCGTTTTGTTTCTGGATCGCAATTTCTGTGTACGGAATTTCACCCCGACGACCACGCGGTTGTTCGGCATCCGCAGGCGCGACATCGGGCGGCCCATTTCGGACCTGTCGTCGAAGATGGATTATCCCGGTCTGGCAGAGGACGCCGCAAAGGTTGACGACACCCTGCAACCGATTGAGCGCGAGATCGGCATTGATGCGTCGGGCGAGACGTACCTGCTGCGCATCAGGCCGTATCGGACAACCGAAAACCTGATCGACGGCTATGTGCTGTCCTTTTTCGACATCACGTCGCGCAAGCAGTACGAAGATACGTTGCAGCGCAACCAACAGGAGTTCACGCGGCAATATGCCGAGTTGGAAAACCTGTATGACACGACCCCCGTGGGCCTGGCACTGGTGGATACCGAATATCGCTGGATGCGCATCAACGAGAGCCTTGCCGCCATCAACGGGTATCCGGTGGATGCCCATATCGGAAAGTCGCAACGCGAGTTGCTGCCGGAAATTGCGGACGGTATCGAGGCGGCCTTTCAAAAGGTCATCGACACGCGTGAACCGGTGCTTGGCGTGGAAGTGACGGGCGAGACCAAAGCCGAACCCGGCGTCACCCGGCACTGGATTGCGGATTACTATCCCGTCTCGGCGGACGAGACGGTGTTCGCGGTCGGCGCATGTGTGCGCGAGGTGACGGACCAGAAACGGCTGCAGGCGGAATTGGAGGAAAGCCGCGCGCGGCTGCAACGGCTGTTTGATGCATCACCGGTGTATGTTGCGATCACCGAAGGGCCGAACCACGTCTTTACCTATTCCAATCCGCCCCATGACGCGATCTATGGGCATCGTCCGCTGATCGGCAAACCCGTGCTTGACGCCATTCCCGAACTTGAGGGCCAAGGCGTGATTGAGCGGTTCGATCAGGTGTACGACACTGGTGAAACGCTCAAGATCCCGGAATTCAAGGCCGTCTTCGACCGCCACGGCAATGGGGATCACGACGAAGGCTGGTTCGTGCAGACGCTGGAGCCGATCCGCGACGGCAATGGGGATGTCTCCGGCGTTGCATCGTTTACCTTTGAGATCAGCGACGCGATCGAGGCGCGCGACGCCGCCAAAGCCTCGGACGCGCAAAAGACCCTGCTGTTGGGAGAGTTGGAGCATCGGGTCAAGAACACCCTGGCCACGATCAGCGCGATTTCCAAGCTGCTGCTGAAGGGCACGGACACTGCCGCCGACTACCAAAAGCGGCTGTCCCAACGGTTGCAGGCCATCGGGCGGACACACAACCTGTTGACGGGCGTCGACTGGACCGGCGCATCGCTGGATCAGCTGGTTGCGGCAGAACTGGCGCCGTATGCATCCGACGGCCCGGCGCCGGTGTTTGAACGGCGGGGGCCCGATGTCGCGCTGGACAGTTCGGAGGCGCTTCCGCTCGGCATGGCGTTGCACGAATTGACAACAAATGCCGCGAAATACGGCGCGCTTTCGGTACCGAATGGCACAGTTGTCATTGCGTCGTGCATCGATGCGATGGAGGATGGTCAGGAAAGGGTCACGCTGACCTGGCAGGAGGAGAATGGCCCGAAAATCAAGAAGGCGCCGGACCGCAGTGGTTTCGGCTCACTCATTCTCGACAAAGTGCTGGCCCGCGATCTGTCTGCGGACGTAAACAGCGACTTTGCCCCGGATGGCCTGATCTTTGAAGTGAGTTTTGTTCGGGAGGTGCCCGCATGA
- a CDS encoding YciE/YciF ferroxidase family protein → MSLNSLHDVYIDQLQDIYSACKQSGGVTRKLADAATDTSLKDALERGVEGIERGMDTLGDIIKGHDADPDGEHCKGMEGLVNEARAHGLEQDFGDSAAQDAMIITQYQRMAHYAIAGYGCCLAFARRMDHTEDASKLEECLNKSYDGDRAMTDLATGNINRDAA, encoded by the coding sequence ATGTCACTCAACTCCCTTCACGACGTATATATCGACCAGCTTCAGGACATCTACAGCGCCTGCAAACAGTCAGGTGGCGTGACCCGCAAGCTTGCCGATGCCGCCACGGATACATCGCTCAAGGACGCGCTGGAGCGTGGGGTCGAGGGCATCGAGCGCGGGATGGACACGCTTGGCGACATCATCAAGGGCCACGATGCCGACCCCGACGGGGAGCATTGCAAGGGCATGGAAGGCCTGGTCAACGAAGCCCGCGCGCACGGGCTGGAGCAGGACTTTGGCGACAGTGCCGCACAGGACGCGATGATCATCACGCAATACCAGCGCATGGCCCACTACGCGATTGCGGGATATGGCTGCTGCCTGGCGTTCGCCCGGCGCATGGACCACACCGAGGATGCGTCGAAACTGGAGGAGTGTCTGAACAAATCCTACGATGGCGACCGGGCGATGACAGATCTGGCGACCGGGAACATCAACAGGGATGCGGCCTGA
- a CDS encoding DUF883 family protein, giving the protein MTTYHPDPSTEATNGNGSDTLADTARKEFETRRAQASDAMENTRRQVADTAQRTSDQGAQFVRDNPALALAGAAGIGFLLGLAFRARD; this is encoded by the coding sequence ATGACCACATATCACCCCGACCCATCGACCGAAGCGACGAACGGCAATGGCAGCGACACGTTGGCCGACACGGCGCGCAAGGAATTTGAAACCCGCCGCGCACAGGCGAGCGACGCAATGGAAAACACGCGCCGCCAAGTCGCGGACACGGCGCAACGCACCTCCGATCAAGGGGCGCAATTCGTGCGTGACAATCCCGCCCTCGCCCTGGCGGGTGCTGCTGGGATCGGTTTCTTGCTGGGCCTTGCGTTTCGCGCGCGCGATTAA
- a CDS encoding AI-2E family transporter — protein MLFILTIFAVGGIMMWARPVLAPMTFALVVGIVASPLADRLHDWGVPRIAVAAALLVLTSGALVLGFVLLEPLLNSMAARLPEIRAEIEGWVQSASGLVRGIETISNEIEQTVGASDADGAAPELPTVMDALWLAPDLGASVLIFAGTLFFFMLTRTDLYAAAGRFSGTLFQADRAVARYFLAVSIVNVALGVAVAVVMSVIGLNNAVLWGLAAGLLNFILYLGPLTILFGLLIVGMVQFNGAYSLLPPFAFLCLNLIEAQFVTPGFVGQRLRISPLAVFVAIVIGLWLWGPVGAIVALPLTLWLAVLLNARGPADRAT, from the coding sequence ATGCTGTTCATCCTGACGATTTTCGCCGTCGGGGGCATCATGATGTGGGCGCGACCGGTGCTTGCCCCCATGACGTTCGCACTCGTGGTGGGGATCGTGGCATCGCCGCTCGCTGATCGGCTGCATGACTGGGGCGTGCCGCGGATTGCCGTCGCCGCCGCACTTCTTGTGTTGACCAGCGGCGCTCTGGTCCTGGGGTTCGTTCTGCTGGAGCCTCTTCTCAATTCGATGGCGGCCCGGCTGCCGGAGATCCGGGCCGAGATCGAAGGCTGGGTGCAGAGCGCCTCGGGTCTGGTCCGCGGGATCGAGACGATTTCAAACGAGATCGAACAGACCGTCGGCGCATCGGACGCGGATGGCGCGGCACCCGAGCTGCCCACCGTCATGGATGCGCTGTGGCTTGCGCCCGATCTGGGGGCGAGCGTGCTGATCTTTGCAGGAACCCTGTTTTTCTTCATGTTGACGCGCACCGACCTGTATGCCGCCGCTGGCCGGTTCAGCGGAACGTTGTTTCAAGCAGACCGCGCGGTGGCACGGTACTTTCTGGCGGTATCCATCGTGAACGTGGCACTGGGCGTTGCCGTAGCCGTTGTCATGTCCGTTATCGGGTTGAACAACGCGGTTTTGTGGGGGCTGGCCGCGGGCCTGCTGAATTTCATCCTGTATCTCGGGCCGCTGACCATCCTGTTCGGCCTTCTGATCGTCGGCATGGTTCAATTCAACGGCGCGTATTCCCTGCTGCCACCCTTTGCGTTTTTGTGCCTGAACCTGATCGAGGCGCAATTCGTGACGCCCGGTTTCGTCGGGCAGCGCCTGCGGATCAGCCCGCTGGCCGTATTCGTGGCCATCGTGATCGGGCTGTGGCTTTGGGGGCCGGTCGGCGCGATCGTCGCGCTGCCGCTGACATTGTGGCTGGCGGTCCTTCTGAATGCGCGCGGCCCGGCAGACAGGGCCACCTGA
- a CDS encoding DUF3618 domain-containing protein, whose protein sequence is MPDGSLPDIEQRVARDRAELARSLDVLSSTLDPDRLKREASDFVDSYGSDLGRQAWTAARENPAAFALVGAGLALLLSGTGRRDEGDAVPAADPPVAVPPDAAMDGFDARVAAADAQMRKQEEAAHAPASASRLRAALHSGLDTLPPEAKVRILNAREAAISAQEAVERQTAKMAGQAYSMARRNPIGCAAAAFGVGALVAALLPSTRREDELLGAHRDAMMAEAQTVLQAEVARARDAVADAIAETDKGQRDAGLHVPS, encoded by the coding sequence ATGCCTGACGGATCCTTGCCCGATATTGAACAGCGGGTCGCGCGCGACCGGGCCGAGCTTGCCCGCTCGCTCGACGTCTTGAGCAGCACGCTGGACCCCGACCGCCTCAAGCGCGAGGCGTCTGACTTCGTCGACAGCTACGGGTCCGATCTGGGCCGGCAGGCATGGACAGCCGCGCGGGAAAATCCGGCAGCGTTTGCGCTGGTCGGGGCCGGGCTGGCATTGCTGCTGAGCGGAACGGGCCGCCGCGATGAGGGTGATGCCGTGCCTGCAGCGGACCCGCCGGTGGCGGTTCCACCCGACGCGGCGATGGACGGTTTTGACGCCCGCGTCGCCGCTGCAGATGCACAGATGCGAAAACAGGAAGAGGCCGCGCACGCACCAGCGAGCGCCAGCCGCCTGCGGGCCGCACTGCACAGCGGCCTAGACACCTTGCCGCCCGAAGCGAAGGTGCGCATCCTGAACGCGCGAGAGGCCGCGATTTCCGCACAGGAGGCCGTGGAGCGACAGACCGCGAAAATGGCCGGTCAAGCGTACAGCATGGCCCGCCGCAACCCCATCGGTTGCGCCGCGGCAGCGTTTGGTGTGGGCGCCCTGGTTGCGGCCCTGTTGCCGTCCACCCGACGCGAGGATGAATTGCTGGGGGCACATCGCGACGCAATGATGGCCGAGGCACAGACCGTGTTGCAGGCAGAGGTGGCGCGCGCCCGCGACGCCGTGGCGGACGCAATCGCCGAAACCGACAAAGGGCAGCGCGACGCGGGCTTGCACGTTCCGTCGTGA
- a CDS encoding phage holin family protein, whose amino-acid sequence MTQHADIKDTPSLMVKAFRQLSQLMQDEVALAKAELSRNLSRAGAGLALLGVAAILALTALDVLAGALVAYLATTDMSVGTAALIVGGACLVVALVLAFVGKSRLSADALSPDRTIHNISKDLDAMKEATDA is encoded by the coding sequence ATGACGCAACACGCCGATATCAAGGACACGCCGTCGCTGATGGTGAAGGCGTTCCGCCAACTCAGCCAACTGATGCAGGACGAAGTGGCCCTGGCCAAGGCCGAGCTGTCACGCAACCTGTCGCGGGCTGGGGCCGGGCTGGCATTGCTGGGCGTGGCGGCCATCCTTGCGCTGACGGCGCTTGACGTGCTGGCCGGGGCGCTGGTGGCCTATCTTGCGACCACGGACATGAGCGTGGGCACCGCCGCGCTTATCGTGGGTGGCGCATGTCTTGTCGTCGCCCTTGTGCTGGCCTTTGTGGGCAAGTCACGCCTGTCGGCGGACGCCTTGTCGCCCGACCGCACGATTCACAACATATCCAAAGACCTTGATGCCATGAAGGAGGCGACCGATGCCTGA
- a CDS encoding YihY/virulence factor BrkB family protein has translation MTRERTARTPGHVTRPGWFDVAARVWSGMGDLHIGLLAAGVAFYGLLSLFPALSAGVAITGMFYDPASLVDQAGWLLNMLPQAASDVITGQLSDVSGAGQGALGLAAIVSIALALWSASSATGSLVEGLNLIYEEDETRGFLKSKLLVIGLTLAIILGLAVMVVVVAAIPAALTFVGAGQGLIDAALMLRWPIMLALGVLGIAFLYRHGPDRRAPRWRWVTPGAAFSCVLWVAGTVGFSVYVQSFASYNETFGALAGVIILMTWLWLSAFVVLLGALLDAELEAQTATDTTVGPDRPMGERGAVKADTLGARRDQNDGADAEQSGAPAR, from the coding sequence ATGACCCGCGAACGCACCGCACGCACGCCCGGACACGTGACGCGCCCCGGATGGTTTGATGTTGCCGCACGGGTCTGGTCGGGCATGGGCGACCTGCACATCGGCCTGCTGGCGGCGGGCGTCGCATTCTACGGCCTGTTGTCGCTGTTTCCGGCACTGTCTGCAGGCGTCGCGATCACCGGCATGTTCTACGACCCCGCGTCACTGGTGGACCAGGCGGGCTGGCTTTTGAACATGCTGCCGCAGGCCGCAAGTGACGTCATCACCGGGCAACTGTCGGACGTCTCCGGTGCCGGGCAAGGGGCCTTGGGCCTCGCGGCCATCGTGTCGATCGCGCTGGCGCTGTGGTCCGCGTCAAGCGCGACAGGCAGTCTCGTGGAAGGGCTGAACCTGATCTACGAAGAGGACGAGACACGTGGTTTCCTCAAATCCAAGTTGCTGGTCATCGGACTGACGCTTGCCATCATTCTCGGGCTTGCGGTGATGGTGGTTGTGGTGGCGGCCATTCCTGCGGCTCTGACATTTGTCGGCGCGGGGCAGGGCCTGATTGATGCCGCGTTGATGCTGCGCTGGCCCATCATGTTGGCGCTGGGCGTGCTGGGCATCGCCTTTCTGTATCGCCACGGTCCCGACAGGCGCGCGCCGCGCTGGCGCTGGGTGACGCCAGGTGCTGCGTTCAGCTGCGTGCTGTGGGTGGCGGGCACCGTCGGGTTCAGCGTCTATGTCCAGTCCTTTGCCAGCTACAACGAAACCTTCGGCGCGCTGGCGGGTGTGATCATCCTGATGACGTGGCTGTGGCTGTCGGCCTTTGTGGTGCTGCTGGGCGCACTGCTTGATGCCGAGCTTGAGGCGCAGACCGCCACGGACACGACCGTCGGACCGGACCGCCCCATGGGCGAACGCGGCGCGGTCAAGGCCGACACGCTGGGTGCCCGTCGCGACCAGAATGATGGGGCGGATGCGGAACAGTCAGGCGCGCCTGCGCGTTGA
- a CDS encoding YqaE/Pmp3 family membrane protein — protein MDLVRIIIAILLPPLGVFLQVGIGKHFWINILLTLLGYIPGIVHAIYIIARR, from the coding sequence ATGGACCTTGTCCGCATCATTATTGCCATCTTGCTGCCGCCGCTTGGCGTCTTTCTCCAGGTGGGCATCGGCAAGCATTTCTGGATCAACATCCTGCTGACCCTGCTGGGCTACATTCCGGGGATCGTACATGCCATATACATCATCGCACGCAGATGA
- a CDS encoding DUF4112 domain-containing protein, translated as MPYTSSHADDPGAARITTQERAARRNRVARLDRLATKLDARFRVLGIPVGWDSILGLIPGVGDIATALPGAAMFYEARRIGARRRACTRIAINTGIDMAVGAIPIVGDLFDIAFKSHRRNIEVLKAELARIEAREGRPQPAPRRTNTPEKEA; from the coding sequence ATGCCATATACATCATCGCACGCAGATGACCCCGGCGCCGCGCGCATCACGACGCAGGAGCGTGCCGCGCGGCGCAACCGGGTCGCCCGCCTTGACCGGCTGGCCACCAAGCTGGACGCGCGATTTCGCGTCCTTGGCATTCCGGTGGGCTGGGATTCCATTCTCGGGCTTATTCCCGGGGTTGGCGACATCGCCACCGCCTTGCCCGGTGCCGCCATGTTCTACGAAGCGCGGCGCATCGGTGCGCGGCGCCGGGCCTGCACCCGCATCGCGATCAACACCGGCATCGACATGGCCGTGGGGGCGATCCCGATTGTGGGCGATCTCTTTGACATCGCGTTCAAGTCGCACCGCCGCAACATCGAGGTTCTGAAGGCCGAACTGGCCCGGATCGAGGCGCGGGAGGGCCGACCGCAGCCTGCGCCACGCCGGACGAACACACCGGAAAAGGAGGCATAG
- a CDS encoding baeRF12 domain-containing protein: MMRKSGLPQNTWVIVADGEKALFLKNQGDKMDMDLTVIRKDEQDNPPAREWAANRPGRFNDGPSVQRSAVDDTDWHELEKERFASDLADRLYKYAHKGAFDHIVLIASRVVLSQLRAELHQKVQDRVIFDIAKVLTNHPIDEIEKHLARDLADAD; this comes from the coding sequence ATGATGCGTAAATCAGGCTTGCCCCAGAACACATGGGTGATCGTTGCCGACGGTGAAAAGGCGCTGTTCCTGAAAAACCAGGGCGACAAGATGGACATGGACCTGACCGTCATCCGCAAGGACGAACAGGACAATCCACCGGCCCGCGAATGGGCCGCCAACCGCCCCGGCCGCTTCAACGACGGCCCGTCCGTGCAGCGCTCTGCCGTGGATGACACCGACTGGCACGAGCTGGAAAAGGAACGCTTTGCCTCGGACCTTGCGGACCGGCTGTACAAATATGCGCACAAGGGCGCGTTCGACCATATCGTGCTGATCGCCAGCCGCGTCGTGCTCAGCCAGTTGCGCGCGGAACTGCACCAGAAGGTGCAGGACCGGGTGATCTTCGACATCGCCAAGGTGCTGACAAACCACCCTATCGACGAGATCGAAAAGCACCTCGCGCGGGATCTGGCCGACGCGGACTGA
- a CDS encoding CsbD family protein, with product MNWDQIKGNWNETKGKLRQQYGELTDDELEQAKGSQEELVGLIQKKYGKSKEEAERELDSMSS from the coding sequence ATGAATTGGGACCAGATCAAAGGCAACTGGAACGAAACAAAGGGCAAGCTGCGCCAGCAATATGGCGAGTTGACCGATGACGAACTGGAACAGGCCAAAGGCAGCCAGGAAGAACTGGTGGGCCTGATCCAGAAGAAATACGGCAAGTCCAAAGAGGAAGCCGAACGCGAACTCGACAGCATGTCGAGCTAG